A genomic stretch from Camelus dromedarius isolate mCamDro1 chromosome 10, mCamDro1.pat, whole genome shotgun sequence includes:
- the BARX1 gene encoding homeobox protein BarH-like 1, producing MQRPGEPGAARFGPPEGCADHRPHRYRSFMIEEILTEPPGPKGAAPAAAAAAAGELLKFGVQALLAARPFHSHLAVLKAEQAAVFKFPLAPLGCSGLGSALLAAGPGLPGAAGAPHLPLELQLRGKLEAPGAGEPGTKAKKGRRSRTVFTELQLMGLEKRFEKQKYLSTPDRIDLAESLGLSQLQVKTWYQNRRMKWKKIVLQGGGLESPTKPKGRPKKNSIPTSEQLTEQERAKEAEKPAEAPGEAGDRSQED from the exons ATGCAGCGGCCGGGGGAGCCGGGCGCAGCGCGGTTCGGGCCGCCCGAGGGCTGTGCCGACCACCGGCCGCACCGCTACCGCAGCTTCATGATCGAGGAAATCCTCACTGAGCCTCCGGGGCCCAAGGGCGCCgctcctgccgccgccgccgccgccgcgggcgAGCTGCTTAAGTTCGGCGTGCAGGCGCTGCTGGCGGCGCGGCCCTTCCACAGCCACCTGG CCGTGTTGAAAGCCGAGCAGGCGGCAGTGTTTAAGTTCCCGCTGGCGCCGCTGGGCTGCTCCGGGCTAGGCTCGGCGCTGCTTGCCGCGGGGCCTGGGCTGCCCGGCGCTGCGGGCGCACCGCACCTGCCGCTCGAGCTGCAGCTCCGCGGGAAGCTGGAGGCACCAGGCGCAGGGGAGCCGGGCACTAAGGCCAAGAAGGGGCGTCGGAGCCGCACCGTGTTCACCGAGTTGCAGCTGATGGGCCTAGAGAAACGCTTCGAGAAGCAGAAGTACCTCTCCACGCCCGACAG AATAGATCTCGCCGAGTCCCTGGGTCTGAGCCAGTTGCAGGTGAAGACTTGGTACCAGAATCGAAGGATGAAGTGGAAGAAAATA GTGCTGCAGGGCGGCGGCCTGGAATCTCCCACCAAGCCCAAAGGGAGGCCAAAGAAGAACTCCATCCCCACGAGCGAGCAGCTCACGGAGCAGGAGCGCGCCAAGGAGGCAGAGAAGCCGGCAGAGGCGCCGGGCGAGGCGGGCGATAGGAGCCAGGAGGACTGA